One window of the Doryrhamphus excisus isolate RoL2022-K1 chromosome 10, RoL_Dexc_1.0, whole genome shotgun sequence genome contains the following:
- the srpk1a gene encoding SRSF protein kinase 1a isoform X1 gives MERKVLALQARKKRGKAKKPSKKQPANPRSRQQPQQEASPQEPEEPEEILGSDDEEQEDPNDYCKGGYHHVKVGDLYNGKYHVIRKLGWGHFSTVWLAWDIQMKRFVAMKVVKSAEHYTETAVDEIKLLKSVRNSDPNDPKREMVVQMLDDFKISGINGTHVCMVFEVLGHHLLKWIIKSNYQGLPLPCVKSIIRQVLHGLDYLHTKCEIIHTDIKPENILMSVDEPYVRKLAAEATEWQRSGAPPPSGSAISTAPAPKQTVKMSKNKKKKLKKKQKRQAALLEKCIMDLEEMEKTTEAREEDDDVDGEPLSPKGRACAPLRQMSMQDVGNEDTAESNVNADGCSELNCNGHVEVEQRAPCWREEDQHNGNTGPSEQCAVPDKKHQEFPVHSICNGLYPADLKDPDTDTESAHCSGVMGARHFSAELEEGELELNVFQEEGEDGPDCQYESEESLRNGKLTAGSLLLNPLEPINADKIKVKIADLGNACWVHKHFTEDIQTRQYRSLEVLIGAGYSTPADIWSTACMAFELATGDYLFEPHSGEDYSRDEDHLALMIELLGKIPRHYALSGKYSQEYFTKRDHIALIIELLGSVPRKLIMNGKYSKDFFTKKGDLKHITKLKPWGLLEVLVDKYEWPREEAECFTDFLLPMLELIPEKRATAADCLRHPWLAL, from the exons ATGGAGAGGAAAG TTTTGGCTCTTCAGGCGAGGAAAAAGCGTGGTAAAGCCAAGAAGCCCTCCAAAAA GCAGCCAGCTAATCCCAGAAGTCGTCAGCAACCCCAACAAGAAGCCTCGCCTCAGGAGCCTGAAGAACCTGAGGAGATCCTTGGCTCTGATGACGAAGAGCAGGAAGATCCCAATGATTACTGCAAAG gggGCTACCATCATGTAAAAGTAGGCGACCTGTACAATGGGAAATACCATGTCATCCGGAAACTGGGCTGGGGCCACTTCTCCACAGTGTGGCTTGCCTGGGACATTCA GATGAAGAGGTTTGTAGCaatgaaggtggtaaagagtGCAGAGCACTACACAGAAACTGCTGTGGATGAGATCAAACTTCTCAAATCT GTAAGAAACTCAGATCCTAACGATCCTAAAAGGGAGATGGTGGTCCAAATGTTGGATGACTTCAAGATTTCTGGTATTAATGGGACTC ATGTCTGCATGGTCTTTGAGGTTTTGGGGCATCACTTATTAAAGTGGATCATTAAATCCAATTACCAGGGTTTGCCCCTACCTTGTGTGAAGAGCATCATTAGACAG GTTCTTCATGGCCTTGACTACCTGCACACAAAGTGTGAGATCATCCACACGGACATCAAGCCAGAGAATATCCTAATGAGTGTCGATGAGCCGTATGTCCGGAAGCTGGCGGCAGAAGCTACAGAATGGCAGCGGTCAGGAGCACCACCTCCCTCAGGCTCAGCAA TTAGTACTGCTCCTGCTCCAAAACAG ACggtcaaaatgtccaaaaacaagaagaaaaagttaaaaaagaagcaaaagcgCCAGGCAGCATTGCTAGAAAAGTGCATCATGGACCTGGAGGAGATGGAAAAGACCACTGAGGCACGTGAGGAAGATGACGATGTTGATGGAGAGCCGCTATCTCCAAAGGGTCGAGCTTGTGCTCCTCTCAGACAGATGTCCATGCAAGATGTGGGGAACGAAGATACGGCGG AGAGCAATGTGAATGCAGATGGGTGTTCTGAGTTGAACTGTAATGGCCATGTGGAGGTGGAGCAAAGAGCACCATGTTGGAGGGAGGAGGACCAACATAATGGCAACACTGGTCCCTCAGAGCAGTGTGCCGTTCCGGATAAAAAACACCAGGAATTTCCTGTCCACTCTATCTGCAATGGTTTGTACCCTGCTGATCTCAAGGATCCAGACACTGACACTGAAAGTGCTCACTGCAGTGGGGTGATGGGAGCAAGACACTTCTCAGCTGAGCTGGAGGAGGGTGAGCTAGAACTGAACGTTTTTCAGGAGGAGGGAGAAGATGGGCCTGACTGTCAATATGAAAGCGAGGAAAGTCTGCGAAACG GCAAGTTAACAGCAGGATCCCTGCTACTTAACCCCCTTGAGCCAATCAACGCAGACAAGATCAAGGTCAAGATTGCAGACCTGGGAAATGCCTGCTGGGTG CACAAGCACTTTACTGAAGACATCCAGACACGGCAGTATCGATCATTAGAGGTACTCATCGGTGCTGGTTACAGCACACCGGCGGATATCTGGAGCACAGCCTGTATG GCCTTTGAGCTTGCCACAGGAGACTACTTGTTCGAACCACATTCTGGTGAAGATTATTCCAGGGATGAAG ACCACCTTGCTCTCATGATTGAGTTGCTTGGTAAAATTCCTCGCCACTATGCTCTGAGTGGGAAATACTCACAGGAATACTTCACAAAGAGAG ACCATATAGCCCTGATCATTGAGCTGCTGGGGAGTGTCCCACGTAAACTCATAATGAACGGCAAATATTCCAAGGATTTTTTCACCAAGAAAG GGGACCTGAAACACATCACAAAGCTGAAGCCGTGGGGGCTGCTGGAGGTACTGGTGGACAAGTATGAATGGCCCCGGGAAGAAGCGGAGTGCTTCACCGACTTCTTACTTCCCATGTTGGAGCTGATCCCTGAGAAGAGAGCCActgctgcagattgcctgcgcCACCCCTGGCTAGCCCTCTAG
- the LOC131136853 gene encoding LHFPL tetraspan subfamily member 5 protein-like, which yields MDAGGQSCSARGFGAGVLGPRRKNVSEKGEVRLPGAEVSELSLQQAKCIHGHTQSCEIYHTNYVRNSRAIGVMWAVFTICFVIITVVVFIQPFWIGDSVNTPQAGYFGLFHYCIGNALTTELICRGSLLDFGSISSPAFRTAMFFVGTSMLLIVGTMVCFSLFFFCNAGSVYKICAWMQLAASVLMVMGCMIYPDGWDAPEVKQMCGQRTDKYSLGDCTVRWAYILAIISILDALLLAFLSFTLGNRQDKLLPEDFELEGAGRSHLN from the exons ATGGACGCTGGGGGGCAGTCATGTTCAGCTCGCGGTTTTGGAGCGGGCGTTTTGGGACCAAGGAGGAAGAACGTGAGCGAAAAAGGGGAAGTTCGGTTGCCGGGCGCCGAAGTTAGTGAGTTAAGTCTGCAACAGGCCA AATGCATTCATGGTCACACACAAAGTTGTGAAATCTACCACACCAACTACGTGAGAAACTCCCGGGCCATAGGCGTCATGTGGGCTGTGTTCACCATCTGCTTCGTCATCATCACGGTGGTGGTCTTCATTCAGCCTTTCTGGATCGGGGACAGCGTCAACACCCCCCAGGCTGGATACTTCGGTCTCTTCCACTACTGCATCGGCAACGCCCTCACAACGGAGCTCATCTGCAGGGGAAGCCTGCTGGACTTCGGTTCCATCTCGTCTCCGGCCTTCCGCACAGCCATGTTCTTCGTGGGCACGTCCATGCTCCTGATAGTCGGCACCATGGTATGTTtcagcctcttcttcttctgcaacGCCGGCAGTGTCTACAAGATCTGTGCCTGGATGCAGCTGGCCGCGA GTGTTTTGATGGTGATGGGCTGTATGATCTACCCGGATGGCTGGGACGCCCCGGAGGTGAAGCAGATGTGTGGCCAGAGGACTGATAAGTACAGTCTCGGGGACTGCACAGTGCGCTGGGCCTACATCCTGGCCATCATCAGCATCCTGGATGCTCTACTCTTAGCCTTTCTGTCCTTCACTCTTGGTAACCGCCAGGACAAACTGCTGCCAGAAGACTTTGAGCTGGAAGGGGCAGGTAGGAGTCATTTAAACTGA
- the srpk1a gene encoding SRSF protein kinase 1a isoform X3 — MERKVLALQARKKRGKAKKPSKKQPANPRSRQQPQQEASPQEPEEPEEILGSDDEEQEDPNDYCKGGYHHVKVGDLYNGKYHVIRKLGWGHFSTVWLAWDIQMKRFVAMKVVKSAEHYTETAVDEIKLLKSVRNSDPNDPKREMVVQMLDDFKISGINGTHVCMVFEVLGHHLLKWIIKSNYQGLPLPCVKSIIRQVLHGLDYLHTKCEIIHTDIKPENILMSVDEPYVRKLAAEATEWQRSGAPPPSGSAISTAPAPKQTVKMSKNKKKKLKKKQKRQAALLEKCIMDLEEMEKTTEAREEDDDVDGEPLSPKGRACAPLRQMSMQDVGNEDTAESNVNADGCSELNCNGHVEVEQRAPCWREEDQHNGNTGPSEQCAVPDKKHQEFPVHSICNGLYPADLKDPDTDTESAHCSGVMGARHFSAELEEGELELNVFQEEGEDGPDCQYESEESLRNGKLTAGSLLLNPLEPINADKIKVKIADLGNACWVHKHFTEDIQTRQYRSLEVLIGAGYSTPADIWSTACMAFELATGDYLFEPHSGEDYSRDEDHIALIIELLGSVPRKLIMNGKYSKDFFTKKGDLKHITKLKPWGLLEVLVDKYEWPREEAECFTDFLLPMLELIPEKRATAADCLRHPWLAL; from the exons ATGGAGAGGAAAG TTTTGGCTCTTCAGGCGAGGAAAAAGCGTGGTAAAGCCAAGAAGCCCTCCAAAAA GCAGCCAGCTAATCCCAGAAGTCGTCAGCAACCCCAACAAGAAGCCTCGCCTCAGGAGCCTGAAGAACCTGAGGAGATCCTTGGCTCTGATGACGAAGAGCAGGAAGATCCCAATGATTACTGCAAAG gggGCTACCATCATGTAAAAGTAGGCGACCTGTACAATGGGAAATACCATGTCATCCGGAAACTGGGCTGGGGCCACTTCTCCACAGTGTGGCTTGCCTGGGACATTCA GATGAAGAGGTTTGTAGCaatgaaggtggtaaagagtGCAGAGCACTACACAGAAACTGCTGTGGATGAGATCAAACTTCTCAAATCT GTAAGAAACTCAGATCCTAACGATCCTAAAAGGGAGATGGTGGTCCAAATGTTGGATGACTTCAAGATTTCTGGTATTAATGGGACTC ATGTCTGCATGGTCTTTGAGGTTTTGGGGCATCACTTATTAAAGTGGATCATTAAATCCAATTACCAGGGTTTGCCCCTACCTTGTGTGAAGAGCATCATTAGACAG GTTCTTCATGGCCTTGACTACCTGCACACAAAGTGTGAGATCATCCACACGGACATCAAGCCAGAGAATATCCTAATGAGTGTCGATGAGCCGTATGTCCGGAAGCTGGCGGCAGAAGCTACAGAATGGCAGCGGTCAGGAGCACCACCTCCCTCAGGCTCAGCAA TTAGTACTGCTCCTGCTCCAAAACAG ACggtcaaaatgtccaaaaacaagaagaaaaagttaaaaaagaagcaaaagcgCCAGGCAGCATTGCTAGAAAAGTGCATCATGGACCTGGAGGAGATGGAAAAGACCACTGAGGCACGTGAGGAAGATGACGATGTTGATGGAGAGCCGCTATCTCCAAAGGGTCGAGCTTGTGCTCCTCTCAGACAGATGTCCATGCAAGATGTGGGGAACGAAGATACGGCGG AGAGCAATGTGAATGCAGATGGGTGTTCTGAGTTGAACTGTAATGGCCATGTGGAGGTGGAGCAAAGAGCACCATGTTGGAGGGAGGAGGACCAACATAATGGCAACACTGGTCCCTCAGAGCAGTGTGCCGTTCCGGATAAAAAACACCAGGAATTTCCTGTCCACTCTATCTGCAATGGTTTGTACCCTGCTGATCTCAAGGATCCAGACACTGACACTGAAAGTGCTCACTGCAGTGGGGTGATGGGAGCAAGACACTTCTCAGCTGAGCTGGAGGAGGGTGAGCTAGAACTGAACGTTTTTCAGGAGGAGGGAGAAGATGGGCCTGACTGTCAATATGAAAGCGAGGAAAGTCTGCGAAACG GCAAGTTAACAGCAGGATCCCTGCTACTTAACCCCCTTGAGCCAATCAACGCAGACAAGATCAAGGTCAAGATTGCAGACCTGGGAAATGCCTGCTGGGTG CACAAGCACTTTACTGAAGACATCCAGACACGGCAGTATCGATCATTAGAGGTACTCATCGGTGCTGGTTACAGCACACCGGCGGATATCTGGAGCACAGCCTGTATG GCCTTTGAGCTTGCCACAGGAGACTACTTGTTCGAACCACATTCTGGTGAAGATTATTCCAGGGATGAAG ACCATATAGCCCTGATCATTGAGCTGCTGGGGAGTGTCCCACGTAAACTCATAATGAACGGCAAATATTCCAAGGATTTTTTCACCAAGAAAG GGGACCTGAAACACATCACAAAGCTGAAGCCGTGGGGGCTGCTGGAGGTACTGGTGGACAAGTATGAATGGCCCCGGGAAGAAGCGGAGTGCTTCACCGACTTCTTACTTCCCATGTTGGAGCTGATCCCTGAGAAGAGAGCCActgctgcagattgcctgcgcCACCCCTGGCTAGCCCTCTAG
- the srpk1a gene encoding SRSF protein kinase 1a isoform X2, with product MERKVLALQARKKRGKAKKPSKKQPANPRSRQQPQQEASPQEPEEPEEILGSDDEEQEDPNDYCKGGYHHVKVGDLYNGKYHVIRKLGWGHFSTVWLAWDIQMKRFVAMKVVKSAEHYTETAVDEIKLLKSVRNSDPNDPKREMVVQMLDDFKISGINGTHVCMVFEVLGHHLLKWIIKSNYQGLPLPCVKSIIRQVLHGLDYLHTKCEIIHTDIKPENILMSVDEPYVRKLAAEATEWQRSGAPPPSGSAISTAPAPKQTVKMSKNKKKKLKKKQKRQAALLEKCIMDLEEMEKTTEAREEDDDVDGEPLSPKGRACAPLRQMSMQDVGNEDTAESNVNADGCSELNCNGHVEVEQRAPCWREEDQHNGNTGPSEQCAVPDKKHQEFPVHSICNGLYPADLKDPDTDTESAHCSGVMGARHFSAELEEGELELNVFQEEGEDGPDCQYESEESLRNGKLTAGSLLLNPLEPINADKIKVKIADLGNACWVHKHFTEDIQTRQYRSLEVLIGAGYSTPADIWSTACMAFELATGDYLFEPHSGEDYSRDEDHLALMIELLGKIPRHYALSGKYSQEYFTKRGDLKHITKLKPWGLLEVLVDKYEWPREEAECFTDFLLPMLELIPEKRATAADCLRHPWLAL from the exons ATGGAGAGGAAAG TTTTGGCTCTTCAGGCGAGGAAAAAGCGTGGTAAAGCCAAGAAGCCCTCCAAAAA GCAGCCAGCTAATCCCAGAAGTCGTCAGCAACCCCAACAAGAAGCCTCGCCTCAGGAGCCTGAAGAACCTGAGGAGATCCTTGGCTCTGATGACGAAGAGCAGGAAGATCCCAATGATTACTGCAAAG gggGCTACCATCATGTAAAAGTAGGCGACCTGTACAATGGGAAATACCATGTCATCCGGAAACTGGGCTGGGGCCACTTCTCCACAGTGTGGCTTGCCTGGGACATTCA GATGAAGAGGTTTGTAGCaatgaaggtggtaaagagtGCAGAGCACTACACAGAAACTGCTGTGGATGAGATCAAACTTCTCAAATCT GTAAGAAACTCAGATCCTAACGATCCTAAAAGGGAGATGGTGGTCCAAATGTTGGATGACTTCAAGATTTCTGGTATTAATGGGACTC ATGTCTGCATGGTCTTTGAGGTTTTGGGGCATCACTTATTAAAGTGGATCATTAAATCCAATTACCAGGGTTTGCCCCTACCTTGTGTGAAGAGCATCATTAGACAG GTTCTTCATGGCCTTGACTACCTGCACACAAAGTGTGAGATCATCCACACGGACATCAAGCCAGAGAATATCCTAATGAGTGTCGATGAGCCGTATGTCCGGAAGCTGGCGGCAGAAGCTACAGAATGGCAGCGGTCAGGAGCACCACCTCCCTCAGGCTCAGCAA TTAGTACTGCTCCTGCTCCAAAACAG ACggtcaaaatgtccaaaaacaagaagaaaaagttaaaaaagaagcaaaagcgCCAGGCAGCATTGCTAGAAAAGTGCATCATGGACCTGGAGGAGATGGAAAAGACCACTGAGGCACGTGAGGAAGATGACGATGTTGATGGAGAGCCGCTATCTCCAAAGGGTCGAGCTTGTGCTCCTCTCAGACAGATGTCCATGCAAGATGTGGGGAACGAAGATACGGCGG AGAGCAATGTGAATGCAGATGGGTGTTCTGAGTTGAACTGTAATGGCCATGTGGAGGTGGAGCAAAGAGCACCATGTTGGAGGGAGGAGGACCAACATAATGGCAACACTGGTCCCTCAGAGCAGTGTGCCGTTCCGGATAAAAAACACCAGGAATTTCCTGTCCACTCTATCTGCAATGGTTTGTACCCTGCTGATCTCAAGGATCCAGACACTGACACTGAAAGTGCTCACTGCAGTGGGGTGATGGGAGCAAGACACTTCTCAGCTGAGCTGGAGGAGGGTGAGCTAGAACTGAACGTTTTTCAGGAGGAGGGAGAAGATGGGCCTGACTGTCAATATGAAAGCGAGGAAAGTCTGCGAAACG GCAAGTTAACAGCAGGATCCCTGCTACTTAACCCCCTTGAGCCAATCAACGCAGACAAGATCAAGGTCAAGATTGCAGACCTGGGAAATGCCTGCTGGGTG CACAAGCACTTTACTGAAGACATCCAGACACGGCAGTATCGATCATTAGAGGTACTCATCGGTGCTGGTTACAGCACACCGGCGGATATCTGGAGCACAGCCTGTATG GCCTTTGAGCTTGCCACAGGAGACTACTTGTTCGAACCACATTCTGGTGAAGATTATTCCAGGGATGAAG ACCACCTTGCTCTCATGATTGAGTTGCTTGGTAAAATTCCTCGCCACTATGCTCTGAGTGGGAAATACTCACAGGAATACTTCACAAAGAGAG GGGACCTGAAACACATCACAAAGCTGAAGCCGTGGGGGCTGCTGGAGGTACTGGTGGACAAGTATGAATGGCCCCGGGAAGAAGCGGAGTGCTTCACCGACTTCTTACTTCCCATGTTGGAGCTGATCCCTGAGAAGAGAGCCActgctgcagattgcctgcgcCACCCCTGGCTAGCCCTCTAG